Genomic segment of Melospiza georgiana isolate bMelGeo1 chromosome 12, bMelGeo1.pri, whole genome shotgun sequence:
tcctgcagtgcccagcctgggtcTGTCCCATTGGTATAGAAATGGCAAGCCAAAGAAAAAAGGATGCCTTAGCATTTTATTTGTTCAAGCGGGGTTTTTCTAACAAATTTGAAAAACCTCACTgaacaaaagcagtgcaggcagAGTGCTGGATCTCATTGAGCCCAGGTCAGGCTCTGGCTCCAGTTTCAGCTGTGCCACAGAGTAAAATACCACAGCAATAATTAACACCCCTTCAGCAAACAGCAAATGCTCTGTTCTCAGCAGAGATCTCCAGATAAGGCACAGCCCTGTGAAGGCACAGCGTGAATCCCTAGAAATGCCATATTAAAGTGGAGCCTCAACATGATCATAGCAAACAGCTGTTTGCAATTCACACCCTCACTTCACTGCTTTCTTTCCACATCCACTTCTTCCTTTTGAGCCTCCATCCCCAACGACTCCTTGGTCCCTCAACAAAAAGATTTCAATGCCCACTACACCATCTGAAACTAATTTTGAGGACATTTCAATAAATGAACTGTTTGGCAGATTGGCAGAGTGCCCAGAACATCTCACTAAAAAGCCTTAAATAATTCAGATTACTCAGTCCAgactataaaataaaaacattacatTTGCATTGCAGGACTGTGCTCTGAAAAAACAACTGATGAAACTCCACACTGCATTTGTTTCCCCGCCACTGTAACAAATTGGCTGATCAGAAATAAGGAATGCCATCTATTCCTCTGTCATCTGGGGTGCCTGGTTTGCTGCTTTGGTTTGTGCAGCCCtcaggagctcagccctgcacagccccagggttCTCACCCTGCctcagagctccagcaggacTCAGACAAGCCCAAAccattttgttctgtttgcatTTTGCAGTCCAGCCCTTTCCTGAACGCCCCTTGGGCTGCCACCCTGTCCTGCCCCTTCTCAGGGCACCAACCCAGCTCGGCCCTGCCCGTTCTCCATGCCTTGGCACAAACATTCCAAGGGCGTCCCCATGGTTTAACATCCCTGATTTGCTTCTCCAGAGCTGTACATCCCCCATGGTTTAACATCCCCGATTTGCTTCTCCAGAGCTGTACATCCCCCATGGTTTAACATccctgatttgcttctcctagGCTGTACATGCCCAACTTTGCACCGTGAGTGGTTTCATTAAAGCCTCAGGTTCTCAGCTAGAGCTGGGAAAATAAAAGCCCTGGCCCATGGGGAGAAATCTAGAGCAGGTAACAGTGCAGGACTGAGAAAGGGAGAGCAACAGGGAGGTTCTCAATCCTGACACCAGACAGGTCTCCACACTCCCGTGCACAGATCCAAACTGTCACAGAGCAGCCTGAGTGTTCAaacagcccaggctgggaaCTCAAAGCACTCCTGAAGGAGCAAGCCTCTGCATTTGTCTCGTTTGGCCAAGCCATGAGGTcctgctgggatgctgcaggagggtgactgcagaggggcagggtgaccctcaggggacaggggacacagccctggggacacagccctgctgtgctctgccctggttctcagctgctgggccctggctgtccccagccctggcaggagctgtgctggccctggcagggctgtgggggctcTCAGCCCGGGGATGGGGGTCAGCCCTGTGTTTTCTGACTCTGCCGTGCTCTCTCCAAGATGGGGACCAGTGCGACCCCAACCCGTGCAAAAACGGAGCCCAGTGCAAGGACCAGATCAATTCCTACGTGTGCTGGTGCCCAGCTGGCTATGAAGGCAAGAACTGTGAGATAGGTacgtgccagggctgccccagggccctgctgctctgctgggacccCTGGGGTCAGGGTCACCCTCTGGGGCTGGTGACACccaccctgctgtgctgggagccagggagGGGGAAATGCAGCCTGCTGGGCCTGGGATGGCagggggacagcctggggacatggctggggacagcctggggacagcaggcacTGGGGATGGCAGGGGGACAGCcttgggacagcctggggacatggctggggacagcaggccctggggatggcagggggacagcctggggacatggctggggacagcctggggacagcctggggacagcaggcactggggatggcagggggacagcctggggacagcaggccctggggatggcagggggacagcctggggacagcagggccctggggacatgcctggggacagcaggggctgTCTCTGGCCCTGgccagcccccagagcagccccagctcccccgTGCTGGGCACCTGCTCCTAGGCAGGGCTCAGTGGAGACTCAGGCTCAAGGtctgctgtcctgctgtggctgccagggcaAATGTTGACACAGAGCCCTTCCTTTGTGTCCCAAAAGCACAAACCTGCCTGGGACTGCTCAGTCGGGGACAGCCTGCTTAGGGCAGAGTtccccacagaccccacagaGCCCCCACTCTCCCACAGACCCCATGGAACCCCCACTCTCCCACAGACCCCATGGAGCCTCCATTCTCCCACAGACCCCATGGAGCCCCCACTCTCCCACAGACCCCCATGGAGCCCCCACTCTCCCACAGACCCCATGGAGCCCCCATTCTCCCACTCCCCTTCCTCAcgccaggctgagcagcaggtgctgggcagggcaggactaTCCTGACTTCCCCTCAATGGCACTCTGCTTAATTCATAATTACAATTATCAGCAGCAACCTTGATTCTGGAGGCaaataaaaggcaaatattttcCTGATGGGTTGAGGAGTCTGTGAAAACCAAACAGCTGATAATTTAAGCAAGAGGGATATTCAGCTCTTATAATATAATCAGGGGCTGTGCAACTCACATAATGTGCTAGACTCACTGCACTAATAAAAGATTCTCTTTCTAGTTGTATTTCTGCTCTGGCAAGAGAGGAGTATACGTTAAAAAGAGCATTTCAAAGTTGCATCAAATTTAAATAGTCTCATTGCAGATTTCTTGGGGAAGTGAGGAGCAAAAATAGAGCTGGAAGTGAGGCGTGAAGAAGAGCTCTGTAAAAATAGTAAATGATGGCATTAAAATGGCTACAGGAAGGGAGGTGTCCTTGAGGAAGTGGGAGTGGAGTTAATCTGCTCTGAAGTTATTTGAAAACTCCCTGGGAATTGCAGGGGCCTCTGCAGGTTTGGGTTCCCCAGCTCCAAGGTGCTGCCCCCTGAGGTGTGAGGGCTGGTGCAGGGGATGGAaacctggctgtgcctgggcatTGCTCCGGTTTATACAGGGTGTTCCAGTCTATACAGGGTGTTCCAGTCTATCCGGGGGGCTGCTCCAGTCTATCCAGGGTGTTCCAGTCTATACACGGTGTTCCTGTCTATCCAGGGTGTTCCAGTCTATCCAGGGTGTTCTCCCCCACTGCCAAAAGCACAAGAGTGGGGAAATCACGTGGCTTGTCACCAAATATTTGCAAGAGTCCTGTAGGGTCAGGTGCCAAATTTCAGCCAGCACGCTTGTTGGAGGCTGTgacagggctctgtggggctctgTGAGCTCCTCCACCTGCCCAGTGCTCCTGAACtgtgagcagggatggggctgccctgcactgtgAGCCCCAGAGGAACGGgactgccctgcctgcccagctcctcacaaACCACCTGCTTTCCACAGGCTGCGTCAGCCACTGGGGGGGAATAGGAGTGGAGTTAAAGTTCCCCTTTACTGAGCCCAAACCCCCCATCTCAGCAGATCTCTGACCAGCTGGGTTTCCAGAGAGCTCTCAcagtttcattttcatttctttcagacTTCACCTGTGCTATCAAAAATGGAGGCTGCAAGCACTTCTGCAGTCATCAGCCCCCACAGAAGGTTGTGTGCTCCTGTGCCCCTGGCTATAAACTGCATGAAGATGGAAAGGCCTGTGAACCTGCAGGTGAGcttttaaactgcttttaagAGGTTTGGGTTCAAGTTTTCAAGGCCTTGTCCTGGATTTAGTGCAGAGCTTGAGGCTGCAGCTTCACAAAGGGCTAAAGAATAGCAGGTTCTCCTTGTGCTCCCCAGCTCTACCCTGCTCCTAGACCATGACAATACCTATAAACACACTGACACATGCAGacccaccccagcacagcaaatTAACTGGGCACGAGCATCTCAGAAGCACATATGGCAGAGAAGAGACTGAGCAGATAAACATTTTGCCATCTGAAGCCAGTTTACCATTTGATGCTATGACATTTCTAACTGACTGCAGCAGGTTGCACACCCAAGCTCACATGCAGGcacctgcacagggcagctctgtCAGCTGCCCCAGGGAGCAGCGACCTCCTGAAagggctggcagccagcagtCAGTCTGGGAAGGATCCTGGGCTGGGAATCCTGTGAACAGAGACTCTCGTCCTGTGAACACAGGATCTCATCCTGTGTTGCCCAACAATGCTGTATCACTTTCACTGGACCAGAAAGGTTTACAGTTAGCAAGAAGATTGTCTTTCAGGTTGGGTGATTGTCCTTCCTgcaaaagctttgttttgttgGCTCTGAGACCTTCCTTTCATAGGCAGAGCCTGCAGGTACCACTTTCCATCACTCAACACTCGTTTGAGTCCTGTCCCTAAAGTgagctgtttaaaaataaaggatgaAGTCTCAGTAGGCCACACTCACATCTGATTTTACACTAATGTTTGTTTGCTCAGTGCTTCTGAGAGCTTTTCAGATGAAAGACAATGCCTGGTGCTATTTACTATTTTGACTGCCACCACCAGCAGGAATTCAGCACACGCTGCGTGGGAGAGCAACGGGAAGAGCTCGTGTGAAACGAGCCTGCAGATGAGTTCTTCATTAACAGAGGAAACATTCAACTCTAGGAAGAGTTTATTAACGTTTTCCTCACCTTGGTGCCAAGCAGGATTATCTGTACAATTGGCAGCTGTTatttcctgccctggctgttcATTGCTCTGGGGTCACTGCTCTGGAAGTGCCCAGCACAGGATTCCAGGTATGCGGCACACATCCTGCcaagggcaggcacagctgccccGGCCATCAGGCACAGGTGCTCCACACAAACTTTTTCACTTTTGAAGCTGCTCAGATGTCATTTCCAAAGCCCAGAAACAATCAATGCTTTTGCTGTGTTTCCATATCCCTCACACTGGGGCTCcaaggcacaggcacagggtgcCGATGCTGagcccacagccctgagctggtaCCCAAACCCTGCTGAGGTGAGggtttccctgctccctcccctctgGTGGCTCTAGGGTGTGCCACAGCCACCCCCAGCGTGTCCCTTCCTCTGCAGTGCCGTTCCCCTGCGGGAGGATCACGGCTCCCGAGGCCCAGAGGAAGCTGACGCGCTCCATGAACACCtttgagcactggaacagcacGGGCGAGGAGCCCGAGGAGGGGCAGGGCCCCGAGGAGGGCCAGGACAACACCacggagagcagcagcaccgcAGCCCCCGCCAGGATCACGCCCGTGCTCAGGACGGGCACACGCGTTGTTGGCGGCTCGGACAGCATGAAGGGAGAGGTGCCCTGGCAGGTACAGCCTTTGCAAACCTTCTGGGAGCCCAGCAGCCCTTCTGAGCACAGAGCATCCTGCCTTTGGACACCCAGAGCCTGCCTCTGGGGTTAGGCCGGCAACAGCCTCAGGGCCAACAGGAGCGCAGCTCCTTCCCACACACACTTCTATGTGGAtagaaacagcaacaaaactttCCTGCATCAGGCTTTCctctggcaaagaaagccaCAAGTCACAGTCACAGCAGCTTTACCCAGTGGGGCACAGAGGGTTGAGCTACAGCAGCAGATTGCCTGGTGGTCCATGAATGTGCCAAAAGTaagctgggagggaagggagttTTGCAAGGAGCAATGCAACTCATTTTTTGGCTCCATCAGATCATAGAATCACccaacagtttgggttggaaggaaccttaaagatcacccagttccagcCCCCAGCTGTGACCAGGGCcaccttctgctgctccaggcttACCCAAACCCCAGAGTGAGATttgccctgctcccacaggtTCTGCTGGTGAACAGCCAAGGCGAGGGCTTCTGCGGCGCCACCATCCTCAACGAGAAGtggctggtgacagcagcacactGCCTGAAGCCAGAGTTCACCCACAACCTCACTGCTGTGGCAGGTGAGCCCCTGGGCACGCGGGGAGGGATGGGCATAcggcagggcacagggcacagagcacagtgaggggcagcagcaggacacgaACTGCTGTGGGGCCTGACTCGAGCTGCTGTGGGGTGTGACATgggctgctgggggcacagaggCCCCAGCTGAACCTACAGCCCTTCAGCAGCCTGGTCCTGCAGGTGCCAGCACCTCTGGCAGGAGCACTGAGCCGGGTCTGCCTTGGTGCCATGGCCACAGTGCGAGCACACATCAGCCTGGCCATGGGCGAGCTCACCTGAGCCAGGGGCTCATCCAGGCAGCTTTAAAGCCCGCTGGAAGAAGCCTTCCCCTCCCCTACACTTCTTTGTTTCTCCACTTTCATCCCTGAATCACATTTTCAGGTCCCCAGCAATAGCAAGCACCTCTAACGTAAGAAAAGCCAGCTGGAAGTCTCCCCCACGTTTAGGCTGTAGGAACagcctgggagggagggagggagggagggaggaagctGCCATTCCCACCGTGCCCACCGAGCCCACCGAGCCCGCAGCACCCGCTCACCTCAGGCTGGCTCCGTACCGGCTCCGCAGGTGATGCTCGGTGCCGCCGGTTCCGGGACGGCTGCGGGACGGCGCCCGGCAAACGCCATCCTTAATGTCCTTAATGCTGCTCAGCCCGCGGGGGAAGCggccccaggtgctgcccctTCACCCACCcgagctctgccctgcctctcCCCACCTGTTACACAAGGCGGGGTCACAGGCTGCGATCACAGCATCCCGCACCGCGATCACGGCATCCCGCAGGTGCTGGCACCGCGATCAGAGCATCCCGCAGGTGCTGGCACTACGATCACAGCATCCTGCACCGCGATCACGGCATCCCGCACTGCCATCACGGCATCCCGCACTGCCATCGCAGCACCCCGCAGCATCCCGCACTGCCATCGCAGCACCCCGCACTGCCATCGCAGCACCCCGCAGCACCCCGCACTGCCATCGCAGCACCCCGCAGCATCCCGCACTGCCATCGCAGCACCCCGCGGCTGCCGGCAGCGGCCGAGAGCAGCTGAGCCTCgggcaggcacaggggcacCTGTGAGCATCAGCGGTGGCACCGCTGCCTTCCCGCACCCCATCATGCCCCGTGGCTCTGGGCGTTTAGAAAGGGGAGGTTAAGGTTTCTTTTCACTAATACCTTATTTATTTTAGACCAGCATTTTTCATCAGTGAGTTCTGCCCCCTTTGCTGCAAGGGTGACATCCCCTTACCTCTCTCTGAGGGTGCTAAATCCCCAGAACAGCCACTTTGCTGCTAGCTCTGGCAAAAGCATCTGCATCTTTGCTGCCTGGCTGGATGGTGTGtgcccagtgtcacagctgGGTTGTGCCAGGGGCCTGAGACATGAGGGAACCTGCAGGTGCCTCTGATGAGGAGCCAGCAGCCTGGCCAGAATATCCTCAGAGGCACCTGAGGGCTCAgccctctgggctgggctggagtgGCACTGGCACGGGctggcaccagcagggcacagtccctggtgcagcccctgggctggagtggcacagggctggctccGGCAGGGCACGGTCCCTGGcgcagcccctgggctggactggcacaggctggcaccagcagggcacaaTCCCTGGCGCTGCCAcagccctctgcagcccctgggctggactggcacaggctggcaccagcagggcacagtcCCTGGCGCTGCCACAgccctctgcagcctctgggctggagcggcacaggctggcaccagcagggcacagtccctggtgcagcccctgggctggacCGGCACGGGctggcaccagcagggcacGGTCCCTGGCGCTGCCCGGGCACCCAGCCCCGCCGCTCTGTGCAGGTGAACACGACGTCCGGAGCGATGACCACACGGAGCAGCTGCGCAAGGTGGTGAGGCTGCTGCCGCACCCCACGTACAACGCCTCCATCAACGAGTACCACAACGACATcgccctgctggagctggagcggCCGCTCACCTTCAACAGCTACGTGACGCCCGTGTGCCTGGGCAGCCGCGAGTTCACCAACACCCTCCTGAAGCAGGGCGTGGGCACCGTCAGCGGCTGGGGCACGGTGCTGTTCCGCGGCCGCGCCGCCACCACGCTGCAGGTGCTCAGGGTGCCCTTCGTGGACCGGCCCACCTGCCTGAAGAGCACCTCCACCAGCATCCTGCAGAACATGTTCTGCGCGGGGTTCCCCACCGGCGGCAGGGACACGTGCGAGGGGGACAGCGGGGGCCCCTACACCACCGAGATCGAGGGCACCTGGTTCCTCACGGGCATCACCAGCTGGGGCGAGGAGTGCGCCCTGCCCGGCAAGTACGGCATCTACACCAGGGTCTCCAAGTACGTCAAGTGGATCAAGCAAACCACCAAGCTCCCCTGAGGCCGGGAGGAGcgctgagccctgctggggaggcTGCACCGCGCGGGAGGATGGACTGGGGATGTGGAGAGGGACCTTGGCAATCCCCGTGGCTTTGAGAGACCGTGGCATTTCAATAAACGTTTCTGGATGAAATAACTTCTGCTCTTGGAAGGAAGTAGTTGAGAGAATGCAATGAAAATGTGgtaataaggaaataaaaagcctTTTAATGACCCACGGCTGCATTTTTTAatgcactggcactgctggggtggtGTTAGTCCCCAAATTCCAAATGCAGGGGTTGGTGAATCAGCAGGGGAATGGATCACACACGTCCCAGGCCAGTGTGgcaccagcactgcccacagctggCACACAGCACTGTGGGCAAGGGAAGCCCAGCAGGCACTggtgccccagcagcaccccaggagCCCACGAGGGAGGTGAACACACACAGCAGTGCAGCCACAGCGCTCCCAAACAGAGGTTTTCAcatggagcagaggctggggacaccctgaccctgctgggatgggtgcaggggacactggggacaccctgaccctgctgggatgggtgcaggggacactggggacaccctgaccctgctgggatgggtccaggggacactggggacaccctgagctgtgctgggatgggtccaggggacattggggacaccctgagccagggcaggctgTCAGCAGCTGCTAGTGCAGACTTCACTATGAGTGCAAAGGTGCCTCTGCCACTCTCATTGCCACTGCATCCAGCAAGAAACTAATTGGATCATCTGCCACTGCTTACCTTAAAATCAAAATGCATGTAAGAAGGTTTTAAGTTGTTccaaggaaatgaaataaaaccaacactgtgagcactttttttttccctctggaattATAGCAGATGTATATTTGAACAGAATTGCATATTCTCAGATGGATTTATTTAACAAGTTTTAATCTTTAAATATAGATTTAACACATTTTTACAGGTACATATACAA
This window contains:
- the F9 gene encoding coagulation factor IX, with the protein product MAKGPLTLCLCLLGACLAAGHTVFLGSREASSVLQRQRRANSNRLEEVIPGNLERECIEEKCSYEEAREVFENEEKTMQFWQTYVDGDQCDPNPCKNGAQCKDQINSYVCWCPAGYEGKNCEIDFTCAIKNGGCKHFCSHQPPQKVVCSCAPGYKLHEDGKACEPAVPFPCGRITAPEAQRKLTRSMNTFEHWNSTGEEPEEGQGPEEGQDNTTESSSTAAPARITPVLRTGTRVVGGSDSMKGEVPWQVLLVNSQGEGFCGATILNEKWLVTAAHCLKPEFTHNLTAVAGEHDVRSDDHTEQLRKVVRLLPHPTYNASINEYHNDIALLELERPLTFNSYVTPVCLGSREFTNTLLKQGVGTVSGWGTVLFRGRAATTLQVLRVPFVDRPTCLKSTSTSILQNMFCAGFPTGGRDTCEGDSGGPYTTEIEGTWFLTGITSWGEECALPGKYGIYTRVSKYVKWIKQTTKLP